In the genome of Flaviflexus ciconiae, one region contains:
- a CDS encoding ABC transporter substrate-binding protein, producing the protein MRRSMKATAALITSAALLAACGGEEVEDTEPTDGGADTTDSTDDGETTDDTEDTEDTDGEETDDGADGGDYPDLSGVTIDVASDWSGAEQENFEQVLDYFEEETGAQVTYTSLGNNVSTALGTQIEGGGAPDIALVPQPGLVDQLVESDDIVPMTDEVVAAVDANYAETWKDLSTYDGELYGVWFKAANKSTVWYNVGVYENAGADVPETWEDFTATLQLISDSGVPGLVVGADVGWPLTDWFENVYLRTAGPEMYDQLAAHEIPWTDDSVIEALEILGELWGNDTLLMPGGAQRSFPDSVTAAFTDPAEAGTVYEGDFVAGNIAEQTDSVVGEDANFYPFPSINGSEPAVMGAGNVAIAFNDDEATMALMTYLASPEAANIWIELGGFTSPNQNADTSLYPDDVSLAIAEQLTSAESFRFDMSDLTPSAFGGTEGEGMWAVLIEFYENPDDVEGTAQALEDAAVAAYGN; encoded by the coding sequence ATGCGACGGAGCATGAAGGCTACGGCCGCCCTTATTACATCAGCAGCTTTGCTGGCCGCTTGCGGCGGCGAAGAGGTGGAGGACACCGAGCCAACGGACGGTGGTGCGGACACGACCGACTCGACCGACGATGGCGAGACCACTGACGACACCGAAGATACGGAAGACACCGACGGTGAAGAAACCGACGATGGTGCCGACGGTGGGGATTACCCGGACCTGTCCGGCGTAACCATTGACGTCGCATCCGACTGGTCGGGTGCGGAGCAGGAGAACTTCGAGCAGGTCCTCGACTACTTCGAGGAAGAAACGGGTGCGCAGGTCACCTACACTTCGCTTGGGAACAACGTGTCCACCGCTCTTGGCACCCAGATCGAAGGTGGTGGCGCACCCGATATCGCGCTTGTCCCCCAGCCCGGTCTCGTTGACCAGCTGGTCGAGTCCGACGACATCGTCCCCATGACCGACGAAGTCGTTGCTGCGGTTGACGCAAACTATGCGGAGACCTGGAAGGATCTATCGACCTACGACGGCGAGCTTTACGGCGTGTGGTTTAAGGCCGCAAACAAGTCAACCGTTTGGTACAACGTTGGCGTTTACGAAAATGCTGGCGCCGACGTTCCCGAAACCTGGGAAGACTTCACTGCCACGCTGCAGCTCATTTCAGACTCCGGTGTTCCCGGCCTCGTCGTTGGTGCCGATGTTGGGTGGCCGCTGACCGACTGGTTCGAGAACGTTTACCTGCGTACCGCCGGTCCGGAAATGTACGACCAGCTTGCCGCACACGAGATCCCCTGGACCGATGACTCCGTCATCGAGGCCCTCGAGATTCTCGGTGAGCTGTGGGGCAACGATACGTTGCTTATGCCGGGAGGGGCACAGCGTTCCTTCCCCGACTCGGTCACTGCCGCTTTCACGGATCCTGCCGAGGCTGGCACCGTCTACGAAGGTGACTTTGTTGCAGGCAACATTGCCGAGCAGACCGATTCGGTTGTCGGCGAGGATGCCAACTTCTACCCCTTCCCCTCGATCAACGGCTCCGAGCCGGCAGTCATGGGTGCGGGTAACGTAGCAATCGCATTCAACGACGACGAAGCAACGATGGCTCTTATGACCTACCTTGCTTCGCCCGAGGCCGCAAACATCTGGATTGAGCTTGGTGGCTTCACCTCACCAAACCAGAATGCCGATACCTCCCTGTACCCGGATGATGTCTCGCTCGCTATCGCCGAGCAGCTGACATCGGCCGAGTCCTTCAGGTTCGACATGTCGGACCTCACTCCCTCCGCCTTCGGTGGTACCGAGGGTGAGGGCATGTGGGCTGTCCTCATCGAGTTCTACGAGAACCCGGACGATGTTGAGGGAACCGCGCAGGCCCTCGAGGATGCGGCAGTGGCCGCGTACGGCAACTAA
- a CDS encoding carbohydrate ABC transporter permease, with product MSTTAVKKNKKTKVRGKPPMSTQNRWLLVILLGPALAFLVAFVVYPIIYSLYRSTFDSRGDGFVGIGNYVKVFTDPQTFTAFKNNIIWVLVAPLVCTILGLIFAVLMEKIAWATAFKLIIFMPMAISMLAAGIIFRTAFQQNPDIGMANAITVTIKEFFSSGSHYPDARLRASEEFSSFEQQETGGEILSTSEFGPGDVALIPLIGIAPEHIGDDPVPAVPSQAQDRAVTGTVWLDFIPGGGGETGHIDAGKPGLGGITIHATDGSGNDYEAVTADDGTFAFEGVTEPLTLSVPASNFTSGPTGINWLGPDLITPVMILAYVWIWAGFAMVMIGSGLSAIDRSLQEAARTDGASEWQVFRHITVPQLMPVIMVVIVTLMINVLKIFDLVYVIPPGSSKQEAEVLATRMWTVSFGGGNDQGLGSALAIVLLILVIPFMLINIRNFRRGGQR from the coding sequence ATGTCCACTACCGCAGTGAAGAAGAACAAGAAGACAAAGGTCCGGGGTAAGCCCCCGATGTCGACGCAGAACCGCTGGCTTCTTGTCATCCTGCTCGGCCCCGCCCTGGCCTTCCTTGTTGCCTTCGTTGTTTATCCGATCATCTACTCGCTCTATCGCTCGACGTTTGACAGCCGCGGCGACGGATTCGTTGGTATCGGCAACTACGTCAAGGTCTTCACCGACCCACAAACCTTCACTGCGTTTAAGAACAACATCATCTGGGTGCTTGTCGCACCGCTCGTGTGCACAATACTCGGCCTGATCTTTGCCGTGCTCATGGAAAAGATCGCATGGGCAACGGCATTCAAGCTCATCATTTTCATGCCGATGGCGATTTCTATGCTTGCCGCGGGCATCATCTTCCGTACCGCCTTCCAGCAGAACCCCGACATTGGCATGGCAAACGCCATCACCGTCACCATTAAAGAGTTCTTCTCTTCGGGCTCCCACTATCCCGACGCACGGTTGAGGGCCAGCGAGGAGTTCTCGTCTTTCGAGCAGCAGGAAACGGGCGGTGAGATTCTCTCAACCTCCGAGTTCGGGCCCGGCGACGTCGCCCTTATCCCCCTCATCGGCATTGCCCCCGAGCACATCGGCGACGATCCCGTCCCCGCAGTTCCAAGCCAGGCGCAAGATAGAGCCGTGACTGGCACTGTCTGGCTTGACTTCATTCCCGGCGGTGGCGGAGAAACCGGCCACATAGATGCTGGCAAGCCAGGACTTGGTGGCATCACCATCCACGCTACGGATGGGTCCGGGAACGACTACGAGGCGGTGACGGCCGACGACGGCACATTCGCCTTCGAAGGGGTAACCGAACCCCTGACCCTTAGTGTTCCAGCATCAAACTTCACGTCCGGACCAACGGGAATCAACTGGCTGGGACCCGACCTCATTACCCCCGTCATGATTCTTGCCTACGTGTGGATATGGGCGGGCTTCGCCATGGTCATGATCGGCTCCGGCCTTTCTGCCATTGACCGCTCCCTGCAGGAAGCGGCACGAACCGACGGCGCTTCGGAATGGCAGGTGTTCCGGCACATCACGGTGCCGCAGCTGATGCCGGTCATCATGGTTGTCATCGTGACCCTCATGATCAACGTGCTCAAGATCTTCGACCTTGTCTACGTCATACCTCCTGGCTCATCGAAGCAGGAAGCAGAGGTGCTCGCCACCCGAATGTGGACCGTGTCGTTCGGTGGCGGTAACGACCAGGGCCTGGGCTCCGCCCTCGCCATCGTCCTCCTCATCCTGGTCATCCCGTTCATGCTTATTAACATCCGCAACTTCCGGAGAGGAGGCCAGCGATGA
- a CDS encoding carbohydrate ABC transporter permease: MSTSNIEHVAQELSAEGEDRDTEKRVKRRRSGKVYRAGERKKTVGGRIVALFNNSIVNIILVIVAVMWLVPTVGLFVASFRSSQANSATGWWTVFQDVHQLTVENYSSLLGNDAMMQSLLNTIIIVVPSTLLVVAFGAMAGYALAWIDFPGRDWVLIGVVALMAVPLQVAFIPLARLFGNIGIFGTYAAVIIFHVSFGLPFAVFLLRNYFTNISPELLEAARIDGASEMRIFLRVALPLGMPAIASLAIFQFLWSWNDMLVALIFAGPGSQPITVAIQSQLRQFSSNMDILSAGAFVSMVIPLLVYFAFQKYFVNALMAGSSK, encoded by the coding sequence ATGAGTACCTCCAACATCGAGCACGTAGCACAGGAGCTTTCTGCCGAAGGCGAGGATCGGGACACAGAGAAGAGAGTCAAGCGGCGCCGGTCCGGCAAGGTTTATCGGGCCGGGGAACGCAAGAAGACCGTTGGCGGCAGGATCGTTGCCCTATTCAATAACTCGATCGTCAACATCATCCTTGTCATTGTTGCCGTCATGTGGCTTGTCCCGACGGTCGGCCTATTCGTTGCCTCGTTCCGTAGCTCGCAGGCTAACTCCGCCACCGGTTGGTGGACGGTCTTCCAAGACGTTCATCAGCTAACTGTTGAGAACTATTCATCGCTGCTCGGCAATGACGCGATGATGCAGTCTCTGCTCAACACGATCATCATTGTTGTCCCGTCCACGCTTCTTGTTGTCGCCTTCGGCGCCATGGCAGGCTATGCCCTGGCTTGGATCGACTTCCCGGGAAGGGACTGGGTTCTCATCGGGGTTGTGGCTCTCATGGCGGTGCCCCTCCAGGTTGCCTTTATCCCCCTTGCTCGCCTGTTCGGCAACATCGGCATCTTCGGAACCTATGCGGCAGTCATCATCTTCCACGTCTCCTTCGGGCTACCCTTCGCCGTGTTCCTGTTAAGGAACTACTTCACGAACATCAGCCCGGAACTTCTTGAAGCCGCGAGGATCGATGGTGCTTCGGAAATGAGAATCTTCCTCCGTGTTGCTCTACCGCTTGGAATGCCGGCGATTGCATCCCTGGCAATCTTCCAATTCCTGTGGTCCTGGAACGACATGCTGGTCGCCCTGATCTTCGCGGGCCCCGGGTCACAACCGATTACTGTGGCGATCCAATCCCAGCTACGCCAGTTCTCTTCGAACATGGACATCCTGTCGGCCGGCGCCTTTGTATCCATGGTGATCCCACTGCTCGTCTACTTCGCCTTCCAGAAGTACTTCGTCAACGCCCTCATGGCAGGCTCCTCGAAGTAA
- the dcd gene encoding dCTP deaminase, whose protein sequence is MLLSDRDIRSQVDQGRIKIDPWEADFVQPSSLDVRLDKFFRMFDNHRYPVIDPAEEQEDLTRLIDAGNEPFVLHPGEFVLGSTYEQVTLPEDIAARLEGKSSLGRLGLLTHSTAGFIDPGFTGHITLELSNTATMPIKLYPGMKVGQLCFFQLSSPAENPYGSGAPGSRYQGQRGPTASRSWKNFHRTNIQD, encoded by the coding sequence GTGCTGCTTTCAGATAGAGATATCCGTTCACAGGTCGACCAGGGTCGGATCAAGATCGACCCCTGGGAGGCTGACTTTGTTCAGCCCTCCTCCCTGGATGTTCGGCTCGATAAGTTCTTCCGAATGTTTGATAACCACCGCTACCCGGTCATTGACCCGGCCGAGGAGCAGGAAGACCTGACGCGCCTTATCGATGCTGGGAACGAACCGTTCGTCCTTCATCCGGGCGAGTTTGTTCTCGGCTCCACCTATGAGCAGGTGACCCTTCCGGAAGACATTGCGGCGCGCCTGGAAGGTAAGTCATCGCTCGGCAGGCTCGGCCTGCTTACGCACTCCACTGCGGGCTTCATTGATCCCGGGTTCACGGGCCATATCACTCTGGAGCTGTCGAACACGGCGACGATGCCGATCAAGCTGTACCCGGGAATGAAGGTGGGGCAGCTGTGCTTCTTCCAGCTGTCCTCGCCGGCCGAGAACCCCTACGGAAGCGGAGCACCCGGTTCCCGATACCAGGGTCAGCGCGGCCCCACGGCCTCCCGTTCCTGGAAGAACTTCCACCGCACCAACATCCAGGACTGA